Proteins from one Streptomyces sp. NBC_00390 genomic window:
- a CDS encoding MFS transporter: MSREQRGPNEKLGTVLALAGISNAGLARRVNDLGAQRGLTLRYDKTSVARWVSKGMVPQGSAPHLIAAAIGAKLGRPVPLHEIGLADADPAPEVGLAFPRDVGEAVKSATELYRLDLAGRRAGGGGIWQSLAGSFAVSAYATPASRWLITPADSSVERSVDTARGTSDTAGVPAVPGATELPETADSPVRVGHSDVAKLREAAEDARRWDSKYGGGDWRSSMVPECLRVDAAPLLLGSYSDEVGRALFGATAELTRLAGWMAFDTGQQEAAQRYYIQALRLARAAADVPLGGYVLASMSLQATYRGFADEGVDLAQAALERNRGLATARTMSFFRLVEARAHAKANDAAAAGAALKSAEGWLERSREGDTDPTWLGFYSYDRFAADAAECYRDLKAPREVRRFTEQALSRPTEEFVRSHGLRLVVSAVAELESGNLDAACAAGTRAVEVAGRISSARTTEYVRDLLHRLEPYGDEPRVVELRERARPLLVAPA; the protein is encoded by the coding sequence ATGTCCAGGGAGCAACGCGGGCCGAACGAGAAGCTCGGCACCGTTCTCGCCCTCGCGGGAATCAGCAACGCCGGCCTCGCCCGGCGGGTCAACGACCTCGGTGCGCAGCGCGGTCTGACCCTTCGCTACGACAAGACGTCGGTGGCGCGATGGGTGTCGAAGGGCATGGTGCCGCAGGGCTCCGCGCCCCATCTCATCGCCGCCGCCATCGGCGCGAAACTGGGCCGCCCCGTGCCGCTCCACGAGATCGGCCTCGCCGACGCCGACCCGGCGCCGGAGGTCGGCCTCGCCTTCCCGCGCGATGTGGGCGAGGCGGTGAAATCGGCCACCGAGCTCTACCGCCTCGACCTGGCCGGCCGCCGGGCGGGCGGCGGCGGCATCTGGCAGTCACTGGCCGGATCCTTCGCAGTGAGCGCTTACGCCACACCGGCCTCACGCTGGCTGATAACCCCCGCCGACTCGTCCGTCGAGCGCTCGGTGGACACGGCGCGGGGCACCTCTGACACCGCAGGCGTCCCAGCAGTCCCCGGGGCCACGGAGCTGCCGGAGACGGCGGACTCCCCGGTCCGGGTGGGCCACAGCGATGTCGCCAAGCTGCGCGAGGCCGCAGAGGACGCCCGCCGCTGGGACTCCAAGTACGGGGGTGGGGACTGGCGTTCGTCGATGGTGCCGGAGTGCCTCCGGGTTGACGCGGCACCGCTGCTGCTGGGCTCGTACTCGGACGAGGTGGGCCGCGCACTGTTCGGGGCCACCGCCGAGCTGACCCGGCTGGCCGGATGGATGGCCTTCGACACCGGGCAGCAGGAGGCCGCGCAGCGGTACTACATCCAGGCGCTGCGCCTGGCCCGCGCCGCGGCCGACGTGCCGCTGGGCGGCTACGTCCTGGCGTCGATGTCGCTGCAGGCGACCTACCGGGGCTTCGCCGACGAAGGGGTCGACCTCGCCCAGGCCGCGCTGGAGCGCAACCGTGGCCTCGCCACCGCCCGCACCATGAGCTTCTTCCGCCTGGTGGAGGCACGGGCGCACGCCAAGGCGAACGACGCGGCGGCGGCCGGGGCCGCGCTCAAGTCGGCGGAGGGATGGCTGGAGCGCTCGCGCGAGGGAGACACCGACCCGACCTGGCTGGGCTTCTACTCGTACGACCGGTTCGCGGCGGACGCGGCGGAGTGCTACCGGGATCTGAAGGCGCCGCGTGAGGTACGCCGATTCACCGAGCAGGCGCTGTCGCGGCCGACGGAGGAGTTCGTGCGCTCGCACGGCTTACGTCTGGTCGTCTCGGCGGTCGCCGAGCTGGAATCGGGCAATCTGGACGCGGCATGCGCGGCCGGCACCCGGGCGGTGGAGGTCGCGGGCCGGATCTCCTCGGCGCGTACGACCGAGTACGTACGGGACCTGCTGCACCGCCTCGAGCCGTACGGCGACGAGCCGCGGGTCGTGGAGCTGAGGGAACGGGCCCGGCCGCTGCTGGTCGCCCCGGCCTAG
- a CDS encoding asparagine synthase-related protein, whose protein sequence is MRWLVGWSSIAANFGTAGAVGASGEGRTVHPVGAQLLWGDPDPLWAVGDWRPDEVRVVTVAPPQRNVPGGTSAPAVTRLAVLGCCAASDEELRVGLFAARGGALRHLTAWAGSYTAVVQVGRRITVVGDLAGARPVFYTPWANGTAYATAALPLADLIEAQLDIGHLAALLACPETPEALRDSTPYAGVRRIPPGHALILREGSREITGYEPVASLAVAGPQIEAGRAIDGVRDALVEAVRARLTAPRHAPETLPPDPGPVPGMGPAERRAARGAPAPGIGADLSGGSASSTLALLAAGLPGVPGTVLGHGTGAGERLLAVTFNDLATGDHEAREPELERARVIAANPRLHHVVVAGGEETLPYAGLDTGPLTDEPAPSLVVAERHRGRLAAGSADHFTGAGARQVLDAHPARLADLLLDRRRRHLLRPVTALARAEGPSAQSLFVPLTMYRAARRLARTPYRTGLETAADRLLAANRPGGGPPGGPVGASLAALTWSRPGPAARWLTGEALAEVSVRLTEAATRPTSVQRPGEARARAALTRHAADQRILEQAAEIRSQRLHAPFLDNQVVRACRDLPESLRVQPGARTAVLRAVLAGTGIHDLPPGWGAPTQAASSTTARAGLRAALPHLIALFDAPLLADAGLVEARVVRKALRAASEGEPVPLDGLTDLISTELWLRRLLSRRGTCWTGTAAPRSRAVAGGVPQRPTLQA, encoded by the coding sequence ATGCGGTGGCTGGTGGGGTGGAGCAGTATCGCCGCGAACTTCGGTACGGCAGGGGCCGTCGGGGCATCCGGCGAAGGCCGAACGGTCCACCCCGTGGGAGCCCAACTGCTGTGGGGCGATCCCGATCCGCTGTGGGCGGTCGGCGACTGGCGCCCGGACGAGGTCAGGGTCGTCACCGTCGCCCCGCCCCAGCGCAACGTCCCGGGCGGCACGAGTGCACCCGCCGTCACCCGCCTCGCCGTCCTCGGCTGCTGCGCCGCCAGCGACGAGGAGCTGAGGGTCGGGCTGTTCGCCGCCCGCGGCGGCGCGCTGCGCCATCTGACCGCATGGGCCGGCAGCTACACCGCCGTCGTCCAGGTCGGTCGCCGGATCACCGTGGTGGGCGACCTGGCCGGGGCGAGACCCGTCTTCTACACCCCCTGGGCGAACGGCACGGCCTACGCCACCGCGGCACTGCCGCTCGCCGACCTCATCGAAGCCCAGCTGGACATCGGCCACCTGGCCGCGCTCCTGGCCTGCCCCGAGACCCCGGAAGCGCTGCGTGACTCCACCCCGTACGCCGGGGTCAGACGCATCCCGCCCGGCCATGCGCTGATCCTGCGCGAGGGCTCGCGGGAGATCACCGGGTACGAGCCGGTGGCCTCGCTTGCCGTCGCCGGGCCGCAGATCGAGGCCGGGCGGGCCATCGACGGCGTGCGGGACGCACTCGTCGAGGCGGTACGGGCGAGACTCACGGCACCTCGGCATGCCCCGGAGACCCTGCCGCCCGACCCGGGGCCCGTACCGGGCATGGGGCCCGCCGAACGTCGCGCGGCACGGGGGGCGCCTGCGCCCGGCATCGGTGCGGACCTGTCAGGGGGCAGCGCCTCCAGCACCCTCGCCCTGCTGGCGGCAGGACTGCCCGGCGTGCCGGGCACCGTCCTCGGCCATGGCACCGGCGCGGGTGAACGGCTGCTCGCCGTCACCTTCAACGACCTCGCCACCGGCGATCACGAGGCCCGTGAACCCGAACTGGAGCGGGCCCGGGTGATCGCCGCGAACCCGCGGCTGCACCATGTCGTGGTCGCCGGCGGGGAGGAGACACTGCCGTACGCCGGGCTCGACACGGGCCCGCTGACCGACGAGCCCGCGCCGTCCCTGGTGGTCGCCGAACGCCACCGGGGCCGCCTGGCCGCGGGCAGTGCCGACCACTTCACCGGGGCGGGCGCACGACAGGTGCTCGACGCGCATCCGGCTCGCCTGGCCGATCTGCTGCTGGACCGGCGCCGGCGCCATCTGCTGCGGCCGGTCACGGCGCTCGCCCGCGCCGAAGGGCCTTCGGCGCAGTCGCTGTTCGTACCGCTCACGATGTACCGGGCGGCGCGGCGCCTGGCCCGTACGCCGTACCGCACCGGCCTGGAGACGGCGGCGGACCGGCTGCTGGCGGCGAACCGTCCGGGCGGCGGGCCGCCGGGCGGACCGGTGGGTGCCTCACTGGCCGCCCTGACCTGGTCACGGCCGGGACCGGCGGCGCGCTGGCTGACGGGAGAGGCACTGGCTGAAGTATCGGTTCGTCTGACGGAGGCGGCGACCCGGCCGACGTCCGTCCAGCGGCCCGGCGAGGCACGGGCACGGGCCGCTCTGACCCGGCACGCCGCGGACCAGCGGATCCTGGAACAGGCCGCGGAGATCCGCAGCCAGCGGCTGCACGCCCCCTTTCTGGACAACCAGGTCGTACGGGCCTGCCGGGACCTGCCCGAGTCGCTGCGGGTCCAGCCGGGGGCGCGCACCGCGGTGCTGCGGGCGGTCCTCGCGGGCACGGGCATCCACGACCTGCCGCCGGGCTGGGGCGCCCCGACCCAGGCTGCCTCGTCCACGACGGCCCGGGCAGGCCTGCGCGCGGCGCTCCCGCATCTGATCGCCCTCTTCGACGCCCCCTTGCTCGCGGACGCCGGCCTCGTGGAGGCGCGGGTCGTCCGCAAGGCGCTGCGGGCCGCCTCGGAGGGCGAACCCGTGCCGTTGGACGGCCTGACCGACCTGATCTCCACCGAGCTGTGGCTGCGCAGACTGCTCTCGCGCCGCGGCACCTGCTGGACGGGCACGGCCGCTCCGCGCTCGCGCGCTGTCGCGGGCGGTGTACCGCAGAGGCCCACGCTTCAGGCCTGA
- a CDS encoding sigma-70 family RNA polymerase sigma factor, with protein MSGDGRDESLDGASRPATTGSPSRQVPVQGGPVDASGTADSRSESAEEYAVPPQREGGRSGGALPRQREMPSSDGELVQRMRDGDDSAYEELFRRHAQAVRRYARTCCRDAHTADDLTAEVFARTLQAVRGGSGPRQAVRAYLLTTVRRVAATWAKTAKREQLVDDFVVFAAAAAASTDVSGDETLDLGADVRAMHEAEQSLALQAFRSLPERWQAVLWHTTVEEESPSEVAPLFGLTANATAVLAGRAREGLRQAYLQAHVSSALTSGGDCARYADRLGAYARGGLRMRAERGLRKHLSECAKCRLAAGELAHVNAGIPALLPVAVIGWFAAGYSLKAAGIAAGGAAGAAGVATAAGGSASGSASGGAAAGGAVAKGLGAPAKAGIAAAAGVAATAGLVWAMSSEPEQTTRPEAGPPAIRPVESRPPAPGPEPEPPASSAPTPTRRAESAPSPAPTSTRQAAAVAPTSEAPAPPAPSPTPTPTPSRPQQPAPVPPAPPTAPPPPPPATEVYQVNRLEYGAFGDHTEPEVRLRGSTWLWQRWGMSIAGKRYGHGVTVHATSSVTVDLNRRCTSYDALVGVDDMTLGPGAVRFSVYGDGARLWQSAVIRRGDSAVPVHVPLSGRKTIRLVVEPRTPAGSVALADWAQAQITCH; from the coding sequence ATGAGCGGTGACGGTCGGGACGAGTCACTCGACGGTGCGAGCAGGCCGGCCACCACCGGGAGTCCGTCTCGGCAAGTACCTGTCCAGGGCGGCCCGGTGGATGCGTCAGGGACTGCCGACTCCCGGTCCGAATCCGCCGAGGAGTACGCCGTACCGCCACAGCGCGAGGGCGGCCGCAGCGGCGGCGCTCTGCCGCGGCAGCGCGAAATGCCGTCGTCGGACGGCGAGTTGGTCCAGCGCATGCGGGACGGCGACGACAGCGCGTACGAGGAACTGTTCCGCAGGCACGCGCAGGCCGTCCGCAGATACGCGCGCACCTGCTGCCGGGATGCGCACACAGCAGACGACCTGACGGCCGAGGTGTTCGCGCGGACACTGCAGGCGGTGCGCGGTGGCTCCGGGCCCCGGCAGGCCGTCCGGGCATACCTGCTGACGACGGTGCGGCGCGTGGCCGCGACGTGGGCGAAGACGGCGAAGCGCGAGCAACTGGTCGACGACTTCGTGGTGTTCGCCGCCGCGGCTGCGGCGAGCACGGACGTGTCGGGCGACGAAACGCTCGATCTGGGCGCGGACGTAAGGGCGATGCACGAGGCCGAGCAGTCGCTCGCCCTGCAGGCCTTCCGCTCCCTGCCCGAGCGATGGCAGGCCGTGCTGTGGCACACGACCGTCGAGGAGGAGTCGCCGAGCGAGGTCGCACCGCTGTTCGGGCTGACCGCCAATGCCACGGCGGTGCTGGCCGGCCGGGCCCGCGAAGGGCTCAGGCAGGCCTACCTCCAGGCCCATGTGTCCTCCGCCCTCACCTCGGGTGGCGACTGTGCGCGGTACGCGGACCGGCTGGGCGCCTACGCGCGGGGCGGGTTGCGGATGCGGGCGGAGCGCGGGCTGCGCAAGCATCTGTCGGAGTGCGCCAAGTGCCGTCTGGCCGCGGGTGAGCTGGCGCATGTCAACGCCGGGATCCCCGCGCTGCTCCCGGTCGCGGTCATCGGCTGGTTCGCCGCCGGCTACTCGCTCAAGGCCGCGGGGATCGCGGCCGGTGGAGCCGCGGGAGCGGCCGGGGTGGCCACCGCTGCGGGTGGCTCGGCGTCAGGCAGCGCCTCTGGCGGCGCGGCCGCCGGTGGGGCGGTCGCAAAAGGGCTGGGCGCGCCCGCGAAGGCGGGGATCGCGGCGGCCGCAGGCGTTGCCGCGACCGCCGGGCTGGTGTGGGCCATGTCCAGTGAGCCCGAGCAGACGACCAGGCCGGAGGCCGGGCCACCGGCCATCAGGCCCGTCGAATCGCGGCCGCCGGCGCCGGGCCCGGAACCCGAGCCGCCGGCTTCGTCCGCGCCCACCCCGACGCGGCGAGCGGAATCCGCACCCTCGCCTGCGCCCACATCCACCCGGCAGGCGGCTGCGGTGGCGCCCACGTCCGAGGCCCCGGCGCCGCCCGCGCCGAGCCCGACCCCTACCCCGACACCGTCCCGGCCTCAGCAGCCCGCCCCGGTGCCTCCCGCCCCGCCCACGGCTCCGCCGCCTCCCCCTCCGGCGACCGAGGTCTACCAGGTGAACAGGCTCGAGTACGGCGCGTTCGGCGACCACACCGAACCGGAGGTGCGCCTTCGCGGGAGCACCTGGCTGTGGCAGCGCTGGGGCATGTCGATCGCCGGCAAGCGGTACGGACACGGCGTGACCGTGCACGCCACGTCGTCCGTCACCGTCGACCTCAACCGCCGGTGCACGTCCTATGACGCACTCGTCGGTGTCGACGACATGACGCTCGGACCCGGCGCGGTGCGCTTCTCCGTGTACGGGGACGGCGCGCGGCTGTGGCAGTCCGCGGTGATCCGCCGCGGGGACTCCGCCGTGCCGGTGCATGTGCCGCTCTCCGGCCGGAAGACGATCCGCCTCGTCGTCGAACCACGCACGCCGGCCGGATCGGTGGCGCTCGCCGACTGGGCCCAGGCGCAGATCACCTGCCACTAG
- a CDS encoding TetR/AcrR family transcriptional regulator: protein MHIQDSHWQAAAVSSAAADASSASAVASAADSGGNGQAGSGGASRSTPLRVDAQRNLEHVLRAAREVFGELGYGAPMEDVARRARVGVGTVYRRFPSKDVLVRRIAEEETSRLTEQARTALGQEEEPWSALARFLRTSVASGAGRLLPPHVLRVGVDGEEPGDAASGGLHEAHDGPRVPHQRHGTQPGLRVVAPRSAPAEEQDDAGAADLLEVVGQLVDRARAAGELRGDVTVADVLLVIATAAPSLPDAAQQEAASARLLEILLEGLRPRSA from the coding sequence ATGCATATTCAGGATTCGCATTGGCAGGCTGCTGCTGTCTCGTCTGCTGCGGCGGATGCGTCGTCCGCATCGGCCGTGGCCTCGGCCGCGGACAGTGGTGGGAACGGACAGGCGGGATCGGGCGGGGCCAGCCGCTCGACACCGCTGCGGGTGGACGCACAGCGCAATCTCGAGCACGTACTGCGCGCTGCGCGCGAGGTGTTCGGCGAACTGGGCTACGGCGCACCGATGGAGGATGTGGCGCGACGGGCCAGGGTCGGTGTCGGGACGGTGTACCGCCGCTTCCCGAGCAAGGACGTGCTGGTGCGGCGGATAGCCGAGGAGGAGACCTCCCGGCTGACCGAGCAGGCGCGTACGGCTCTGGGGCAGGAGGAGGAGCCGTGGTCGGCGCTCGCCCGCTTCCTGCGCACATCGGTTGCGTCCGGCGCCGGGCGCCTGCTGCCGCCGCACGTACTGAGGGTCGGCGTGGACGGCGAGGAGCCCGGGGACGCCGCGAGCGGCGGGCTGCACGAGGCGCATGACGGGCCTCGGGTGCCGCACCAGCGGCACGGTACGCAGCCTGGGCTGCGCGTCGTCGCGCCTCGGTCGGCGCCGGCAGAGGAGCAGGACGACGCCGGTGCGGCAGACCTGCTGGAGGTCGTGGGTCAGCTGGTCGACCGGGCGCGGGCGGCGGGTGAGCTGCGCGGTGATGTGACCGTGGCGGACGTCCTGCTGGTGATAGCCACGGCCGCACCCTCGCTGCCGGATGCCGCGCAGCAGGAAGCGGCCTCGGCCCGGCTGCTGGAGATTCTTCTGGAGGGTCTGCGCCCGCGGTCGGCCTGA
- a CDS encoding NAD(P)/FAD-dependent oxidoreductase produces MYTALRLQRKLKPELGRGDVEIVVVTPNPYMTYQPFLPEAAAGSISPRHVVVPLRRDLDGCTIVIGEARTIDHAKRTVTVATLATEEEGAGATEFTYDELVLAPGSISRALPLPGLADFGIGFKTVEEAIGLRNHVIEQMDIASSTRDPAIRDAALTFVFVGGGYAGVEALAELEDMARYTSRYYHNLKPEDLKWILVEAADHILPEVGEELGRYAVSELRARNIDVRLETRLDSCEDRVAVLSDGSRFPTRTVVWTAGVKPAPILAATDLPLNERGRLTCTAQLAVAGVEHAWSAGDAAAVPDITSDEPGAECAPNAQHAVRQTKVLAENIVASLRGEPLQEYAHKYAGSVASLGLHKGVAHVYGRKLKGYPAWLMHRVYHLSRVPTFNRKARVLAEWTLAGLFKREIVSLGSLEHPRAQFELAAGGRRNGRGDGNGAKKKEKDTGPQDGSDSGSSRGS; encoded by the coding sequence ATGTACACGGCACTGCGCCTCCAGCGGAAGCTGAAGCCCGAGCTCGGGCGCGGCGATGTGGAGATCGTCGTGGTCACACCCAATCCGTACATGACGTATCAGCCGTTCCTCCCGGAAGCCGCAGCCGGCTCGATCTCCCCACGTCATGTCGTGGTCCCGCTCCGTCGCGACCTCGACGGATGCACGATCGTCATCGGCGAGGCCCGGACAATCGATCATGCCAAGCGCACGGTGACCGTCGCGACCCTCGCCACCGAGGAGGAGGGCGCCGGCGCGACCGAGTTCACCTACGACGAACTCGTCCTCGCACCCGGCTCCATCTCCCGTGCCCTGCCTCTCCCCGGCCTGGCCGACTTCGGTATCGGTTTCAAGACCGTCGAGGAAGCCATCGGCCTGCGCAACCACGTCATCGAGCAGATGGACATCGCATCGTCCACGCGCGATCCGGCCATCCGCGACGCCGCCCTCACCTTCGTCTTCGTCGGCGGCGGTTACGCGGGCGTCGAGGCGCTGGCCGAGCTCGAGGACATGGCCCGCTACACCTCGCGCTACTACCACAACCTCAAGCCCGAGGACCTGAAATGGATCCTGGTGGAAGCGGCCGACCACATCCTGCCCGAGGTCGGTGAGGAGTTGGGCAGGTACGCCGTAAGCGAGCTGCGCGCCCGCAACATCGACGTACGTCTCGAGACCCGCCTGGACTCCTGCGAGGACCGTGTAGCCGTCCTGAGTGACGGTTCGCGCTTCCCGACCCGCACGGTGGTGTGGACGGCCGGCGTCAAGCCCGCGCCGATCCTCGCCGCCACCGATCTGCCCCTGAACGAGCGCGGCCGGCTGACCTGTACCGCGCAGCTCGCCGTCGCCGGCGTCGAGCACGCCTGGTCGGCGGGGGACGCGGCGGCGGTCCCCGACATCACCTCGGACGAGCCGGGCGCGGAATGCGCGCCCAACGCCCAGCACGCCGTGCGCCAGACCAAGGTTCTGGCCGAGAACATCGTGGCGTCGCTGCGCGGCGAGCCCCTCCAGGAGTACGCCCACAAGTACGCCGGGTCGGTGGCGTCCCTGGGCCTCCACAAGGGTGTCGCCCATGTCTACGGCCGAAAGCTCAAGGGGTATCCGGCCTGGCTGATGCACCGGGTCTACCACCTCAGCCGCGTGCCCACCTTCAACCGCAAGGCCCGCGTACTCGCCGAATGGACCCTGGCAGGCCTGTTCAAACGCGAGATCGTCTCCCTCGGCTCGCTCGAGCACCCGCGCGCGCAGTTCGAGCTGGCCGCAGGCGGCCGGCGCAACGGGCGGGGCGACGGCAACGGCGCGAAGAAGAAGGAAAAGGACACGGGGCCGCAGGACGGATCCGATTCCGGCAGCTCAAGAGGCAGCTGA
- a CDS encoding ATP-binding SpoIIE family protein phosphatase yields MNFTRWSPRLPGTQRRAAARGTDHGISPAQRGEGSVPAARGEYGQQLEPLPDVPALEDFSAPEILGRLPALVALVYGTEHRIAYVNDAYAQAFGHRPAGSVAAEVCPELVELGLLPLMDQVLRSGKPRTVKSRRTQGGGSYTVTCLPAEWSGEHKDTEGVLVFAADVTDHAEAAERLRASERRHRETAVTLQRSLLPQELEQPDDLRFAATYLPGGTDAAVGGDWYDVITLGAGRTALVIGDVMGRGVRAAAVMGQLRTAVRAYARLDLPPHEVLQLLDGLAAEIDASQIATCVYAVHDPNEGRLVYASAGHLPILVRDEDGTVRRAAEPTGPPLGTGGWLHTSGMIDLPPGSTAVLYTDGLVERRREDIDEGMAALERALAGATGTPQVVCDRLIRSLGVTADHDDDVAVLVIQHPTRTGGDAELFHNAALDLLGGIEAAPRARAFASGVLASWRFSPELHDLGVLAASELVANSLQHGVPPMGLRLRRTDRRLIIEVTDGDDHLPRRRRAESEDEAGRGISIVATIASSWGSRRTPGGGKAVWCEFALPQ; encoded by the coding sequence GTGAACTTCACGCGTTGGAGCCCAAGGCTCCCCGGTACGCAGCGTCGCGCCGCAGCGCGGGGGACCGATCACGGAATCTCCCCGGCCCAGCGAGGCGAAGGCTCCGTACCCGCGGCCCGCGGCGAGTACGGACAGCAGCTCGAGCCGCTGCCCGATGTCCCCGCCCTCGAGGACTTCTCCGCTCCGGAGATCCTCGGCCGCCTGCCCGCCCTGGTCGCGCTCGTGTACGGCACCGAGCACCGCATCGCCTACGTCAACGACGCCTACGCCCAGGCCTTCGGCCACCGCCCGGCCGGATCGGTCGCCGCCGAGGTCTGCCCGGAACTCGTCGAGCTGGGCCTGCTGCCTCTGATGGACCAGGTCCTGCGCAGCGGCAAGCCGCGTACGGTCAAGTCCCGCAGGACCCAGGGCGGCGGCTCGTACACGGTCACCTGCCTGCCCGCCGAGTGGTCGGGCGAGCACAAGGACACCGAGGGCGTGCTCGTCTTCGCCGCCGATGTCACCGACCACGCGGAGGCGGCCGAACGGCTGCGGGCGAGCGAACGCCGTCACCGCGAAACCGCGGTGACCCTCCAGAGGTCGTTGTTGCCGCAGGAGTTGGAGCAGCCCGACGATCTGCGCTTCGCCGCCACGTATCTGCCGGGCGGCACGGACGCCGCGGTCGGCGGCGACTGGTACGACGTGATCACCCTCGGCGCCGGCCGCACCGCCCTGGTCATCGGGGACGTGATGGGCCGTGGGGTTCGCGCTGCCGCCGTCATGGGCCAGCTCCGCACCGCCGTACGGGCCTACGCCCGCCTCGACCTGCCGCCGCACGAGGTGCTCCAGTTGCTCGACGGCCTCGCCGCCGAGATCGACGCCAGCCAGATCGCCACCTGTGTCTACGCCGTCCACGACCCGAACGAAGGCCGGCTCGTCTACGCCTCCGCCGGCCATCTGCCGATCCTGGTCCGCGACGAGGACGGCACGGTCCGCCGCGCGGCCGAGCCGACCGGCCCCCCGCTGGGCACCGGCGGCTGGCTGCACACCTCGGGGATGATCGACCTCCCGCCCGGCTCCACCGCCGTCCTCTACACGGACGGCCTGGTCGAGCGGCGCCGCGAGGACATCGACGAGGGAATGGCTGCTCTGGAGCGCGCGCTCGCCGGCGCGACCGGGACCCCGCAGGTGGTCTGCGACCGGCTGATCCGCTCGCTGGGGGTGACGGCGGATCATGACGACGATGTCGCCGTTCTGGTGATCCAGCATCCGACGCGTACGGGAGGGGACGCCGAGCTGTTCCACAACGCCGCCCTCGACCTGCTCGGCGGCATCGAGGCGGCGCCACGTGCACGGGCGTTCGCGTCAGGGGTGCTGGCCTCGTGGCGGTTCTCGCCGGAGCTGCACGATCTGGGAGTGCTGGCGGCCAGCGAGTTGGTCGCCAACTCCTTGCAGCACGGCGTCCCGCCGATGGGTCTCAGACTCCGGCGCACCGACCGGCGGCTGATCATCGAGGTGACGGACGGGGACGATCATCTTCCGCGCCGCCGCCGCGCGGAATCGGAGGACGAGGCGGGTCGCGGGATTTCCATCGTCGCGACGATCGCCTCGTCCTGGGGGTCCCGCCGCACACCGGGCGGCGGGAAGGCGGTCTGGTGCGAGTTCGCCCTGCCTCAGTGA
- a CDS encoding MFS transporter, translating into MRRIQAGNALSAFGLGFTVPYLYVYVAQVRDLGSSSAGAVLAVFAMAALVALPFTGRVIDRRGPLPVLVGAAVLAAVGAAGMGLATSVPAVVMSTALLGAGTAVMQPALATMIVWCSESATRTRAFAMQFFLQNLGLGIGGLIGGHIVDESRPASFTLLFGIEAAMFLVLAAIALTVRLPRSLTLQEARPANTEAKARGGIRALLGHRAMVQLCVLGFVLFFACYGQFESGLAAYGTEAAGIEPATLGTALAANTAVIVAAQFLVLRFVERRRRSRVIASVGLIWAVAWIAAGYAGLGHGSQAMATAAFISTYALFGLGEAMLSPTVAPLVADLAPEGMVGQYNSAFALVKQLALAVGPAVGGPMGAALHGPYIVTFTLFSLGITVLALRLGKRLTPAQDQPSLAAKSRVVAVHKIEHGPRTGQDPQPVEPVVAASAH; encoded by the coding sequence ATGCGCCGGATCCAGGCGGGGAACGCGTTGAGCGCGTTCGGACTCGGCTTCACCGTTCCGTATCTGTACGTCTATGTGGCGCAGGTGCGGGACCTGGGCTCGAGCTCGGCAGGTGCCGTGCTCGCGGTCTTCGCGATGGCCGCACTCGTCGCCCTCCCGTTCACCGGACGGGTCATCGACCGGCGCGGGCCGCTGCCGGTGCTGGTGGGGGCCGCCGTGCTGGCGGCCGTCGGTGCCGCGGGGATGGGACTCGCGACCTCCGTACCGGCCGTCGTCATGTCCACCGCGCTGCTCGGCGCCGGTACGGCCGTGATGCAGCCTGCACTCGCGACCATGATCGTCTGGTGCTCGGAGAGCGCGACCCGGACCCGCGCGTTCGCCATGCAGTTCTTTCTGCAGAACCTCGGGCTCGGCATCGGGGGGCTGATCGGCGGCCACATCGTGGACGAGAGCCGGCCCGCCAGTTTCACCCTGCTGTTCGGCATCGAGGCCGCGATGTTCCTGGTGCTGGCCGCGATCGCGCTCACCGTGCGGCTCCCCCGCTCGCTCACCCTCCAGGAGGCCCGGCCCGCGAACACGGAGGCCAAGGCGAGGGGTGGCATACGGGCACTGCTCGGGCACCGGGCGATGGTGCAGCTGTGCGTCCTCGGCTTCGTCCTCTTCTTCGCCTGCTACGGACAGTTCGAGTCGGGCCTGGCCGCATACGGCACCGAGGCCGCAGGGATCGAGCCCGCGACGCTGGGGACGGCGCTGGCCGCCAACACCGCGGTGATCGTGGCCGCGCAGTTCCTCGTACTGAGGTTCGTGGAGCGCCGCAGGCGCAGCCGGGTGATCGCCTCGGTCGGGCTGATCTGGGCCGTCGCCTGGATCGCGGCGGGGTACGCCGGGCTCGGCCACGGCAGCCAGGCCATGGCGACGGCCGCGTTCATCTCCACGTACGCGCTGTTCGGGCTCGGCGAGGCCATGCTGTCTCCGACCGTGGCCCCGCTGGTGGCCGATCTCGCCCCGGAGGGGATGGTCGGGCAGTACAACTCCGCGTTCGCCCTGGTCAAGCAGCTCGCCCTCGCGGTCGGCCCGGCCGTCGGCGGCCCGATGGGTGCCGCGCTGCACGGGCCGTACATCGTGACGTTCACGCTGTTCTCGCTGGGCATCACGGTGCTGGCGCTGCGTCTGGGCAAGCGGCTCACCCCTGCGCAGGACCAGCCGTCGCTCGCCGCGAAGTCGCGTGTGGTGGCGGTGCACAAGATCGAGCACGGTCCGCGGACCGGGCAGGACCCGCAGCCCGTGGAGCCCGTGGTCGCTGCCTCAGCTCACTGA